A region of Jonquetella anthropi DSM 22815 DNA encodes the following proteins:
- the rpmE gene encoding 50S ribosomal protein L31, with translation MKKDIHPAYGPCKVTCACGNQFETRATVPEIKVGVCSACHPFYTGKKGRVLSEAGRLEKFNKKYAGVNYGQKEESK, from the coding sequence ATGAAAAAGGACATCCATCCCGCTTATGGTCCGTGCAAAGTTACCTGTGCCTGCGGGAATCAGTTCGAGACGAGGGCAACAGTGCCCGAAATCAAGGTTGGTGTCTGTTCGGCCTGCCACCCGTTTTACACCGGCAAGAAGGGCCGCGTCCTGTCAGAAGCAGGGCGGCTTGAGAAGTTCAACAAGAAATATGCCGGGGTCAATTACGGCCAGAAGGAAGAGTCGAAGTAG
- a CDS encoding AI-2E family transporter, translated as MKEIKFLAACVGLLTVIAVGAVLNVAQNVFMPLLIAWLLSFVVAPAVRFLTAHRVPMWLTVFLVIGVLFAIVFGVVTVISDRMSEFIQIVPMYYERLLTIVKDVSSRLSVPPTFWNTIDWGSQLRLRLLQLSGSVFSLSSSTVMVFIFLMFILVGSPYVELKLRRAFADEKSFHRVVGMLATISSQIGRFLGVMALISAVTGLCVWMALSLLKVEFAASWGLLAFALNFIPTVGSIVASIPPILVAVVQFYPGFVLPLATALSLLAIQMLIGNIITPKVMGDRLNLSPVVILLSLLFWGWLWGVMGALLAMPLAAILKIVCENFPSLNVLAVMMGSGKNYSQK; from the coding sequence ATGAAGGAGATCAAGTTTCTTGCTGCCTGTGTCGGCCTGTTGACGGTTATCGCGGTCGGGGCGGTGCTGAACGTCGCCCAAAACGTTTTTATGCCCCTTCTGATCGCGTGGCTTCTCTCGTTCGTCGTCGCGCCGGCGGTTCGTTTCCTGACGGCCCATCGGGTTCCCATGTGGCTGACCGTCTTTCTCGTCATCGGAGTGCTTTTCGCCATCGTCTTCGGCGTGGTTACGGTCATCTCGGATCGGATGAGCGAGTTCATCCAGATCGTTCCCATGTACTACGAGCGGCTGCTGACCATCGTGAAGGACGTGAGTTCTAGGCTGAGCGTGCCCCCCACGTTCTGGAACACCATCGACTGGGGAAGTCAGCTGCGGCTGAGGCTGTTGCAGCTGTCCGGTTCGGTATTCTCCCTCTCGTCGTCAACGGTCATGGTTTTTATCTTCCTGATGTTCATCTTGGTGGGGAGCCCGTACGTTGAGCTGAAACTTCGCCGGGCGTTCGCCGACGAGAAGTCCTTTCACCGGGTGGTCGGCATGCTGGCGACCATTTCCAGCCAGATCGGTCGCTTCTTGGGGGTTATGGCTCTGATCAGCGCCGTGACCGGGCTGTGCGTGTGGATGGCTTTGAGCCTTCTTAAAGTTGAGTTCGCCGCGTCATGGGGACTTTTGGCGTTTGCCCTCAACTTCATCCCTACCGTCGGGTCCATCGTCGCGTCCATTCCGCCGATCCTTGTGGCGGTCGTTCAGTTCTATCCCGGGTTCGTCCTGCCTCTGGCAACGGCTCTGTCCCTTTTGGCCATTCAAATGCTCATCGGCAACATCATCACGCCGAAGGTCATGGGCGATCGGCTAAACCTGAGCCCGGTGGTGATTCTCCTTTCCCTGCTGTTTTGGGGGTGGCTGTGGGGCGTCATGGGGGCGCTTCTTGCGATGCCGCTGGCGGCGATCCTGAAGATCGTTTGCGAAAACTTCCCGTCGCTGAACGTCTTGGCGGTGATGATGGGATCAGGGAAAAACTACAGCCAAAAATAG
- the rsxC gene encoding electron transport complex subunit RsxC, translated as MSTLTFKRGVHPPENKLTADCPIRDLQPVGPLVFPMSQHIGAPCKPTVAPGDRVLVGQVIGEPQGFVSAPVVSSVSGTVKAVAPVMTIAGTVCPAVTVDSDGLYEEAPLSPCGDIESLDPATIRDVIKNTGIVGMGGAGFPTFIKLTPPKDAVVDQLIINASECEPYLTCDYRLILEDPQPIMDGIRALLVLFPEAKLSVGIEDNKPEAIAKFQVLLDGFDERASLKVLKSKYPQGGEKQLIYAITGRSVPPGKLPADVGAIVCNTYTTYDIGYALRHGRTSLKRIITVSGDAIANPGNYRVPLGISVREVLDAAGGFTAEPMKLLAGGPMMGMSLHSLDVPVVKGTSGLLALTAAALKVRPETRCIRCGRCIEACPMGLLPSALDAVVRLQDYKAFQARGGMNCIECGACTYSCPAGRFLTQTCKEGKKYVAAMNRKK; from the coding sequence ATGAGCACTCTCACGTTCAAACGAGGGGTCCATCCGCCAGAAAACAAACTGACGGCCGACTGCCCGATCCGAGATCTTCAGCCGGTGGGGCCGCTCGTTTTTCCGATGTCCCAACATATCGGCGCGCCCTGCAAGCCGACGGTCGCGCCGGGCGACCGAGTTCTCGTAGGACAGGTCATCGGCGAGCCTCAGGGCTTCGTCTCGGCGCCTGTGGTTTCCAGCGTCTCCGGCACGGTCAAAGCCGTCGCCCCGGTGATGACGATTGCGGGGACTGTCTGCCCGGCTGTGACAGTTGACAGTGACGGCCTGTACGAAGAGGCGCCCCTTTCGCCCTGCGGCGATATCGAGTCCCTCGATCCGGCAACAATCCGCGACGTCATCAAGAACACCGGCATCGTCGGCATGGGCGGAGCCGGTTTCCCGACGTTCATCAAGCTGACGCCGCCGAAAGACGCTGTCGTCGACCAGCTGATCATCAACGCGTCAGAGTGCGAACCGTACCTGACCTGCGATTATCGTCTGATCCTTGAAGATCCCCAGCCGATTATGGACGGCATCCGGGCGCTGCTCGTTCTGTTCCCGGAGGCCAAGTTGTCCGTCGGCATTGAGGACAACAAGCCGGAGGCTATTGCGAAGTTCCAGGTCCTCCTTGACGGTTTCGACGAGCGGGCAAGCCTCAAAGTCCTGAAGTCCAAATACCCGCAGGGCGGCGAAAAACAGCTCATCTACGCCATCACCGGACGAAGCGTTCCTCCCGGCAAACTTCCCGCCGACGTTGGGGCGATCGTCTGCAATACCTACACGACCTACGACATCGGATACGCGCTGCGCCACGGCCGGACGAGCCTGAAGCGGATCATCACCGTTTCGGGCGACGCCATCGCCAATCCGGGCAACTACCGCGTACCCCTTGGTATCTCTGTCCGCGAAGTTCTCGACGCCGCGGGCGGCTTTACCGCCGAGCCGATGAAGCTTTTGGCCGGCGGCCCGATGATGGGCATGTCCCTCCACTCCCTTGACGTTCCCGTTGTCAAAGGGACGTCAGGCCTGCTTGCCCTGACGGCTGCGGCCCTCAAGGTTCGCCCTGAGACGCGCTGCATTCGCTGCGGCCGCTGTATTGAAGCCTGCCCGATGGGGCTTCTTCCCTCTGCGCTCGACGCGGTGGTTCGGCTTCAGGACTACAAGGCGTTTCAGGCCAGAGGCGGCATGAACTGCATTGAGTGCGGCGCCTGCACGTACTCCTGCCCGGCTGGGCGGTTCCTTACCCAGACGTGCAAGGAAGGCAAAAAATACGTGGCCGCCATGAACAGAAAGAAGTGA
- a CDS encoding RnfABCDGE type electron transport complex subunit D: protein MTDPRLYLSSSPHVGAPDSVSSIMGNVVLALVPSIVASVIFFGMHALAVTVVCVITCVATEALCTRLSGRVQTVGDLSAVVTGILLAFNLPPSVPLWLPVIGGVFAIGVVKFLFGGIGQNIVNPALAARAALLASWPALMTRWTLDGVSTATPLALLKHVPGGALPSFWSLFAGHVGGCLGETSALALLIGGAWLLYKKIISWHIPVVYLATVLVLTTLLGRHGFFTGNGIYELFAGGLMLGAFFMATDYTTSPFTKNGQMIFAAGCGVLTTVIRLYGGYTEGVSYSILIMNLFTPMIDRFMTPHVFGEVKH, encoded by the coding sequence ATGACTGACCCGAGACTTTATCTCAGTTCGTCCCCTCACGTTGGAGCGCCCGACTCGGTCTCTTCCATTATGGGGAACGTCGTTTTGGCACTCGTGCCGTCGATCGTCGCTTCAGTAATCTTTTTCGGCATGCACGCCTTGGCCGTGACCGTCGTCTGCGTCATCACCTGCGTCGCCACAGAAGCGCTCTGCACTCGCCTTTCCGGCCGAGTTCAGACGGTGGGCGACCTGAGCGCCGTCGTCACCGGAATTCTTCTGGCCTTTAACCTGCCGCCTTCCGTGCCCCTGTGGCTCCCGGTCATCGGCGGCGTCTTCGCCATCGGCGTGGTCAAGTTCCTATTCGGCGGCATCGGACAGAACATCGTCAACCCCGCTCTGGCAGCCCGCGCGGCGCTTCTTGCGTCGTGGCCCGCGCTGATGACCCGCTGGACATTGGACGGCGTGTCAACGGCAACGCCGCTCGCCCTGCTGAAGCACGTTCCGGGCGGCGCTCTGCCGTCGTTCTGGAGCCTGTTTGCAGGTCACGTGGGCGGGTGCTTGGGAGAGACGAGCGCTCTTGCCCTTTTAATCGGTGGCGCGTGGCTGCTGTACAAAAAGATCATCTCTTGGCATATCCCGGTCGTGTACTTGGCGACCGTGCTCGTGTTGACGACTCTTCTGGGACGCCACGGATTTTTCACCGGCAATGGGATCTATGAGCTGTTCGCCGGCGGCCTGATGCTGGGCGCCTTTTTCATGGCGACCGACTACACCACGTCCCCGTTCACCAAGAACGGACAGATGATTTTCGCAGCCGGCTGCGGCGTTTTGACGACCGTTATCCGTCTGTACGGCGGCTACACCGAAGGGGTCAGCTATTCGATCCTCATCATGAACCTGTTCACCCCGATGATCGACCGGTTCATGACGCCTCACGTCTTCGGGGAGGTGAAGCACTGA
- a CDS encoding FMN-binding protein → MNLLKIKNETLMLSVKLGIVTALAGLLLGVVSTVTRGPIAREEAARTQAAMRAVLPKADQFEEHAIPAGYPLVVALSMGKASGKTIGCNVTVSSQGYGGPVVFMVGIDASGVIQGLKVLSHTETPGLGANASTQWFQDRFKNASGTVEIVKQAAEPSQGGSSKSTEAQAVSSATTTAAGTASAIANEISNSDDEDSDAPAPAPANGAGGTTKVQAITGATITSRAVARGVNEALKMFREQLKGEMSQ, encoded by the coding sequence ATGAACCTCTTGAAGATAAAAAACGAGACGCTGATGCTTTCCGTTAAACTGGGGATTGTCACCGCTCTGGCCGGGCTGCTGCTCGGAGTTGTCTCGACTGTGACCCGGGGACCGATCGCCCGGGAGGAGGCCGCCAGGACTCAGGCGGCCATGAGGGCCGTGCTACCGAAGGCGGACCAATTCGAGGAACACGCCATCCCGGCCGGCTATCCGTTGGTGGTCGCCCTTTCGATGGGCAAGGCTTCGGGAAAAACGATCGGCTGCAACGTAACCGTATCCAGTCAGGGTTACGGCGGGCCGGTGGTTTTCATGGTTGGAATCGACGCTTCAGGCGTGATTCAGGGGCTCAAGGTTCTCTCCCATACCGAGACGCCGGGACTTGGCGCGAACGCTTCAACTCAATGGTTCCAAGACCGATTCAAGAACGCATCTGGGACCGTCGAGATCGTCAAGCAGGCGGCTGAACCGTCTCAGGGCGGTTCTTCGAAGAGCACCGAGGCACAAGCCGTCAGCAGCGCCACCACTACCGCCGCTGGAACCGCGTCGGCCATCGCCAATGAGATTTCCAACTCGGACGACGAAGACTCGGACGCTCCGGCTCCCGCCCCGGCGAACGGCGCCGGTGGAACGACCAAAGTACAGGCCATCACAGGCGCCACGATTACTTCCCGAGCCGTCGCCCGGGGAGTCAATGAGGCGTTGAAGATGTTCAGAGAACAGCTGAAAGGAGAGATGAGCCAGTGA
- the rsxE gene encoding electron transport complex subunit RsxE, with translation MNVLMERLKSGILLQNPIFVQIIGMCPSLAVTSSVANGLGLGVASTLVLLGSNVAISSIKNFVPDKIRIPCFIIVIATFVTVIQMLMKGYFPALNASLGVFVPLIVVNCIILARAEAYASKNSVLHSLWDGLGFGLGFTVALLIISAIREMFGNGTLLGWSVFPQGFQPALLLVLAPGAFLVIGLIMAVISWNNLRLRRVNRRITNPSGCAH, from the coding sequence GTGAACGTTTTAATGGAGCGGCTGAAAAGCGGAATCCTCCTCCAAAACCCGATTTTCGTCCAGATTATCGGCATGTGCCCGTCACTGGCCGTCACGAGCAGCGTGGCCAACGGCCTCGGGCTCGGCGTCGCCTCGACGCTCGTCCTGTTAGGGTCAAACGTGGCTATTTCCAGCATTAAGAACTTCGTCCCGGACAAAATCCGTATCCCCTGCTTCATCATCGTCATCGCCACTTTCGTCACGGTCATTCAGATGCTGATGAAGGGGTACTTCCCCGCGCTGAACGCCTCTTTGGGCGTGTTCGTGCCGTTGATCGTCGTGAACTGTATCATCTTGGCCCGCGCCGAAGCCTACGCGTCGAAGAACTCGGTTCTCCACTCCCTCTGGGATGGACTTGGCTTTGGGCTGGGCTTTACCGTCGCACTGCTGATCATCAGCGCAATCCGCGAGATGTTCGGTAATGGCACTCTGCTGGGGTGGTCCGTGTTCCCTCAGGGCTTCCAGCCGGCGCTGCTGCTCGTTCTGGCGCCCGGCGCGTTCTTGGTGATCGGCCTCATCATGGCCGTCATCAGCTGGAACAACCTCCGGCTGCGCCGAGTCAACCGGCGGATCACGAATCCGTCCGGCTGCGCGCATTAA
- a CDS encoding electron transport complex protein RnfA, producing the protein MSALFLIFIDALLVHNIVLSQFLGICSFLGVSTSIATAFGMGAAVVFVMMLASAASWLLYTLVLVPTGLEYLNTLGFILVIAALVQFVEMVIKKMWQGLYFALGIYLPLITTNCAVLGIALTNVARHYSFAQTMVNAFGAACGYLLAICLMAGIRERLANNPDMPEFMRGLPINLVTASLMSIAFLGFSGMI; encoded by the coding sequence ATGTCTGCCTTGTTTTTGATTTTCATCGACGCGCTGCTGGTTCATAACATCGTCCTGAGCCAGTTCCTTGGCATCTGCAGCTTCTTGGGCGTTTCCACGTCGATCGCGACGGCCTTCGGCATGGGAGCCGCCGTCGTGTTCGTCATGATGCTGGCGTCGGCTGCCTCGTGGCTGCTCTACACGCTCGTTCTCGTCCCGACTGGTCTGGAATACTTGAACACGCTGGGGTTCATTCTGGTCATCGCCGCGTTGGTTCAGTTCGTTGAGATGGTCATCAAGAAGATGTGGCAGGGGCTGTACTTTGCTCTGGGTATCTACCTTCCGCTGATCACGACCAACTGCGCCGTTCTTGGCATTGCGCTGACGAACGTCGCCCGGCACTACTCGTTCGCCCAGACGATGGTCAACGCGTTTGGCGCGGCCTGCGGCTACCTGCTGGCCATCTGCCTGATGGCCGGAATCCGCGAACGGCTGGCGAACAACCCGGATATGCCTGAGTTCATGCGCGGCCTGCCGATTAACCTCGTGACGGCGTCACTCATGTCCATAGCCTTTCTGGGCTTCAGCGGCATGATCTAG
- a CDS encoding RnfABCDGE type electron transport complex subunit B, whose translation MSILGPILILGIIGAVLGLLLGFSAKKFAVTEDSRVSLVREVLPGANCGGCGFSGCDAYARAVVSGAPLNKCGPGGAACAAKIAAILGRAADASEPMVAWVACRGTSSAAVDWSGYMGIMDCRSASVIPGGGSKACQSGCLGFGTCVKACKFNALHLADGIAKVDDDACVGCRACVEACPRGLITMIPKNSLVRIACNNPNKGPAVKAVCSVGCIGCSICAKLSPDGAIAMDGNLPRVINAHCEGCAASVGKCPTGAIIGFGPNVPAPKPEKKKEATPA comes from the coding sequence ATGTCTATACTTGGACCTATTCTGATTCTTGGCATTATCGGCGCCGTTCTTGGCCTGCTTCTCGGCTTCTCCGCCAAGAAATTTGCCGTCACGGAAGACTCCCGCGTGTCGTTGGTTCGCGAGGTTCTGCCCGGCGCGAACTGCGGCGGCTGCGGTTTCTCAGGCTGCGACGCTTACGCTCGGGCCGTCGTCAGCGGCGCGCCGCTCAACAAGTGCGGCCCCGGCGGCGCGGCATGCGCGGCGAAAATCGCCGCCATTCTCGGCCGCGCGGCTGACGCCTCCGAGCCGATGGTCGCTTGGGTGGCCTGCCGGGGCACCAGCTCGGCGGCAGTCGACTGGTCGGGGTACATGGGCATTATGGACTGCCGATCGGCCAGCGTTATCCCCGGCGGCGGCTCCAAAGCCTGCCAGTCGGGCTGTCTGGGGTTTGGAACCTGCGTCAAAGCGTGTAAGTTTAACGCGCTCCATCTGGCCGACGGCATCGCAAAAGTCGACGATGATGCCTGCGTCGGCTGTCGGGCCTGCGTGGAAGCCTGCCCGAGGGGACTCATTACCATGATCCCCAAGAACTCGCTGGTGCGCATCGCCTGCAACAACCCCAACAAGGGACCAGCGGTCAAGGCCGTCTGCTCTGTGGGCTGCATCGGCTGCTCCATCTGCGCCAAGCTGTCGCCTGACGGCGCCATCGCGATGGACGGCAACCTGCCCCGGGTCATTAACGCCCACTGCGAGGGCTGCGCCGCTTCGGTCGGCAAATGCCCCACCGGCGCGATTATCGGCTTCGGACCCAACGTCCCAGCCCCTAAGCCAGAAAAGAAAAAAGAGGCGACGCCGGCTTAA
- a CDS encoding CobW family GTP-binding protein: MKVLVVSGFLGAGKTTFIKELVKRTSFAELVILENEYGQVGLDGEALREQKLDVWELAEGCICCSMKGNFAASVLTIANTLAPEFLIVEPSGVGLLSSITANLKKIAYSQIQLLAPVALVDAPAWRGLMDEYGQYVTDQVQTAASILITKTDRAEGRDMESLKKWLAQLNPSAEVIDDYRAQPSSWWGGLLHRPLGQVEIPLPPAGVPALESVAFLGLEADAIEKVMGWVESLLSGQCGRVVRAKGVLTVQGQPTRFEVAGGTFSIETCEAAPEPRAVVIGTNLNRQNLEKIFAPAAVAVHDS, encoded by the coding sequence GTGAAGGTTCTCGTGGTATCCGGTTTTCTTGGGGCGGGGAAAACGACGTTTATCAAAGAGCTGGTGAAGCGAACTTCATTCGCGGAACTTGTCATTCTTGAGAACGAGTACGGACAAGTCGGCTTGGATGGAGAAGCCCTGCGGGAGCAAAAGTTGGACGTTTGGGAGCTGGCAGAAGGCTGTATTTGCTGTTCGATGAAAGGGAACTTCGCCGCGTCGGTGCTGACGATCGCCAATACGCTTGCGCCCGAGTTCCTGATCGTGGAGCCCAGCGGCGTCGGGCTGCTCTCGTCGATCACAGCCAACCTGAAAAAAATAGCCTACAGTCAGATCCAACTGCTGGCCCCTGTGGCGCTGGTGGACGCGCCGGCGTGGCGGGGCCTCATGGACGAGTACGGCCAGTACGTGACCGATCAGGTGCAGACTGCTGCGTCAATTCTCATCACGAAGACCGATCGAGCGGAAGGCCGAGATATGGAGAGCCTGAAAAAATGGCTGGCTCAGCTGAACCCGTCCGCTGAGGTGATTGACGATTACCGCGCCCAGCCGTCATCGTGGTGGGGCGGGCTCCTTCATCGCCCGCTGGGGCAGGTGGAGATCCCTCTTCCTCCGGCCGGCGTCCCGGCGCTGGAATCAGTCGCGTTTCTCGGCCTTGAGGCCGACGCGATCGAGAAGGTCATGGGGTGGGTGGAAAGCCTGCTGTCGGGTCAATGCGGCCGAGTCGTTCGGGCGAAGGGCGTTTTAACCGTTCAGGGACAGCCGACCCGGTTTGAGGTGGCCGGCGGGACGTTCTCCATCGAGACTTGCGAAGCGGCCCCGGAGCCTCGGGCGGTTGTCATCGGGACGAACCTGAACCGGCAAAACCTTGAAAAAATCTTTGCCCCGGCGGCCGTTGCGGTTCACGACAGCTGA